The DNA segment CCGCGTAGAGCTCGGAACGATGGCCCTCCACGCCACCGCGGATGGCTTCGGTGACGAGGTATTCAATCTGTTCGCCGCTGATCTGCACATCCGGCAGCCACTGGCGAGCCAGCAGCAGCTGGGTGGCCAGGGCATCGGTTTCCTCGCTCCACTTCTCAGCAAAGCTGCGGCTGCATTGGCCATGGCTGATCACCGCATTGGTGATTTCCACCCGCTGCTCGGTGCTCACCAGCTGATTGGCCGACAGCGCGATGGCAAAGCGATCCAGCAGGTGATCGCGGACGTTGCCCTCCTCCGGGTTGTAGGTGGCGATCAGCAGGGGCCGGCAGGGGTGGCTGAGGCTGAGACCTTCTCGCTCAACGCGGTTTTCGCCGCTGCCCACGGCCGCCAGCATCAAGTTGACGATGCCGTCATCCAGAAGATTGAGTTCGTCGACGTAGAGAATCCCACGGTGGGCATCTGCCAGCAGGCCGGGTTGAAATACGGCACTGCCACTAGACAGCGAGGCGGCGACATCGACGGCGCCCACCAGGCGGTCTTCGGTGATGCCAAGTGGGATCTGAACGAAGGGGGCAGGGATGACCGTTGACGGGGCTTCGCCACTGATGCTTTCCCGGGTGGCGTCATCCCATTCCTCGGGGTTTTGTGGGTCGAGATTTCGCCCCACACCCCCTTCAGAGTCGAGAACGTCGATCGGGGGGAGCAGGGCATGAAGGCCCCGCGCTAAGACTGATTTGCCGGTGCCGCGCCCACCCGCGATCACGACGCCACCAAGGCCTGGGTCGACCGCCGCTAACAAAAGAGCGAGCTTGAGGGTTCCGTGGCCCGTAATGGCAGCCAATGGAAAGGCGCGGGTCGCCTGGTCGTCTTTGATCGCTACACCGCTTGCCACCATGGAGGCGTTCAACCCGCTTTCGAGGCAGTCTTGCTGATCGCGGCAGGATTTTGAGCGGGTGAGCGATTCTTTGAGTTGGATTGATTGATTAATTGAGCCTCAAGACGTTGGATGACAATGGTGTTGAATTGCAGTTGAAGCTGATGCTGCTCAAGCTCGGGGTCGAACAAAGTTTCATTGTCTGGCTCGGTTTGATTGAGAATCGGTGTGATCAGTTCATTAAATGTTGGGACGAGATTAATCTTCAAATGCTCGTCTATGAAAATCGAAAGCGCTTCCTGAGGGGATTTTTCAGCGCTGATCAGAAGGGCTTTTTGAGCTAAAAGTTGTGAAATGGATTGACGCGCTTTGTCTGCTGTTTCTTCATGTTCAGAATTGGCTAGTTTTGCCCAGATATTGATTGCTTCTTTGTCCCTTTTTAGTTCGGCTAGAGCTTCACCCTTAAGCTGCATTGAGGCGCCGTCGTCGGGAAAATAGTCCAGGATTGAATTTACTATTCTTAGGCAAGCTTTTGGATTTGTCTTAATGCAATTAATTGCTACGCCAAAAATTAATGATTTAACCTCGAGCTCTGAGTTTGCATTAAACTCGTCAGGGATGCAATTAGCTTCTATCTCACTGCTGATGGCGAGTACTTTTGATTGCTTGATTAGATAGATAGACCTTTTTGTTTGGTGATGGCTGGCTGATTTTTCCAGATTCGTGATGCTTTCTTTAATCGTGTTTTTAATTGATGGATTTTTAATTTCTTGCTCCAGTGATGTGAGGATTTCCAGCGCTTTTTTGTGCTGCCCCAACATGCTCATGGTAAGAGCTTTGTCGTTGATGAGTAGTGGCGATTCAAGCCCAGCTTGCAGAGTCTGTTCGATGATGTCTGAGGAGAGCTTTGGAAGCTCATAAGCACGTGCTATTTCAGCTTCTCGCCTAATTGCTGGGATGATGTTTTCACCGGAATATTCGTCTTTTGATGTAGGAAGGTGATTTAGTTTCTGCTGGTATTTGTGGGCTATCGCATGCAAAGTATCTATGAGAAGTTTGACTGAATTGATGTGATTGGTTTGTAAATGTTTCGATGTTTCTAGTGATTTTTTCGCAAGGGCTGCAATTTTCGGCTTGTTCGTTAAATTGCTGAGTTTTTCCCAGATCTCATGGGCTTCGCTGTATTGCCCTATTTGAGAAAGAAGGAATGCCTTTTTGAGCAGTATTTTGTTGGTTTTCGCGCCACTTGCGATTGAAGTGGCGATTAATTTGAGCGCTTTCTTGTATTTCTTTTCTGAGGCTAATGAGTCAACTTCTTTCAAGGTAAGGCGTTCGATTTCGTCTTTGCTGGGGTTTAACAAAGGTATAGATCTTTTCCGCTCGTATTTGCTAAAATTAAGAAAGGAAAGTTTTTTGATGAATTTTTTGATAATCATTTTGCCTTCGTCACTACAAAATCGCGCCATATTATTGCATGACGTCTTCTTAGTGTCGACAGCCTCATTGGTCTGATTGTGTGTCATGGCACCGTTTCCACTTCAAAAGGCTCTCGCGATTGGGCTTGGTGCCAACGTCCGTAGCTGTCACGGTCCTCCTGAAGCCACGCTGCGCTGGATTGCTCCTCGCCTGAGTGAGTGGCTTCTGACGTGGGGCGATGTTGATTCTTGTGATGTTCGTTGTTCCTCGTTTGTGACGACCGAGCCGATCGGGGGGCCGTCATGCCAAAACGCCTACTGCAACGCAGTGATTCTGCTGACCCGCGTGCAGCGTCCGGCATCTCTGTTTGGGGCGTTGGAGTTGCTGGAGCACCTGCAGGGGCTGGAACAAAGCTGCGGTCGCGACCGGTCGCGAGAGCAACGTTGGGGCCCACGCCCATTGGATCTCGACCTGTTGTTTTGGGGAGAGTTGCGTCTTGAGCACCCTGATTTGATCCTTCCTCACCCGCGGATGCACCTACGCAGCTTTGTGCTAGAGCCGTTGCTCCAGGCGATGCAGAGCACTCACCCGCCATGCTGGTGACCCTTCTCGCCCGATCCCATGGCGCCGCTGCCGGCCCCGGAACCCTTCGCTCTGCTGGACACAGTGGAAGCGGTCGATGCGCGCAAGATTCGCTTCGAGCGCAACCGCATCAAGTTGCCGATGGGGGTGGAGGCCACCTTCGGGATGATCCGCCACCCTGGTGCCTCTCTGGCGGTGCCAATTACCGATGACGGTCAGGTGGTGCTGCTGCGGCAGTACCGCTTCGCGGTGCAGGCACGTCTGCTGGAATTCCCTGCCGGCACCTTGGAAGAAGGCGAAGACCCCCTGGAGTCGATGCAGCGGGAGTTGGGGGAAGAGGCTGGTTACAGCGCTGCCAAGTGGGATGTGCTCGGCCCGATGCTGCCTTGTCCCGGGTATTCCGATGAAGTGATCCACTGCTTCCTGGCTCGGGAGCTCACGCCCTTGGAGAACCCACCGGCTGGTGATGACGATGAAGACCTTGAGGTGGTGCTGATGAGTCCAGTTCAGCTGGATGCAGCGTTGGCATCGGGCGATGAGTGGCTCGATGGCAAAAGCGTTACCGCTTGGTTCCGTGCCAAGCAGCTTCTCGGCCTCTGATGACCAGCTCTCGCATTTTGTTCTGGCACCGCCGCGACCTGCGCTTGGCAGACAACCTTGGTTTGGTCGCCGCTGCAGAGATCAGTCCGGCGGTGACTGGTGTGTATGTGCTTGATCCCCAGCTGATCAAACCGCCGGAGCATTTGCCTCCGATGGCGCCAGCTCGGTTGTGGTTTCTGATCGAAAGCCTGGTGGAACTGCAGCAGCGCTGGCGGGACGCGGGGAGCCGATTGCTGGTCGTTGAAGGCGACCCTGTGGTGGTTTTGCCGCCGTTGGCGCTTGAGATCGGTGCATCGGCTGTGGTGTGGAACCGCGATGTGGAGCCCTATGCCCGTGAGCGGGACCGCCAGGTGGCCAAAAAGCTGCAGGCCGATGGCTGCAAGGTGTTGGTGGACTGGGATCAGCTGCTGATTGCTCCGGAGCTGCTCAAAACAGGCGGTGGTGATCCGTACCGGGTTTATGGCCCCTTCCTGCGCAACTGGCGGGGTCAGGTGCTGGCTCAGAAGCCAGCCACCGTTTCAGCTCCGACAGGCTTGGTGGATCTGCTCCCTGAGCTCGTACCGGCTGGTGATCCCCTGCCAGCCCTGCGCGAGAGCCATGGGTTCCAAGGCACCAAGATCTGCCCCTGTCGCCCTGGAGAGGCGGCGGCCCTGGAGCAACTCACCACCTTCTGTGATGGAGCGCTGCTCGGATATGAACCCGACCGCAATTTCCCCGGTACTGCAGGCACCTCTTACCTCAGTGCTGCCCTAAGCGTCGGCACCCTTAGCCCACGTCAGGCCTGGTGTGCCGCTCAGGACTCCCGTGAGCAAGCCCGCAGCGAGGAGCAGTTGCAGGCCATTGCTGTGTGGGAGCAGGAGCTGGGCTGGCGTGAGTTTTACCAGCAGGCTCTGTTTCATTTTCCCGAACTGGCGGATGGTCCTTACCGCGAGCAGTGGCGCCGTTTCCCCTGGGAGAACAACGAGGACTGGTTTGACTTCTGGAAGCAGGGGCAGACCGGCATGCCGATCATCGATGCCGCCATGCGCCAGCTCAACCAGAGCGGCTGGATGCACAACCGCTGCCGCATGATCGTGGCTTCTTATCTCGTCAAAGACCTGATCTGCGATTGGCGCTTGGGTGAGCGCGCCTTCATGGAATTGGAAGTGGACGGAGACCTGGCGGCCAACAACGGCGGCTGGCAATGGAGCGCCAGCAGCGGTATGGATCCCAAGCCTCTGAGAATCTTCAATCCCGCGACTCAGGCCGCCAAATTTGATTCAGCCGGCGACTACATCCGCCAGTGGGTGCCGGAGCTCCGCCATGTGAACACCAAGGATCTGCTCAGTGGTGAGATCGGCGCGCTGGAACGGCGCGACTATCCCGAACCGTTGGTGGACCACAAGAAGCAGCAGGCTAAGTTCAAGGCCTTGTACGCGACGATTCGATCTTGAGGACTTAGTTGATATCGGGAACTTTATTGGATCGTTTCAAACATAAAGAACATCGGGAGATACATCGCGATGAGCATGACGGCAACAACTCCTGCAACAAAGACGATCATCAGCGGCTCCATAATTGATGTGAGAGCTTTAACACTTTCGGAAACCTCGTCTTCGTAAAAATCAGCCAATTTGTTCACCATTTCGCTGAGCTCCCCTGTTTCCTCGCCAATTCGGAACATCGAAGTAAACATCACAGGAATAATTTTATCTCTTGGATGCTGTCTGCTTACGCGGCAAGAGGTGTGTCGCCCTCTCTTCCAAAGCGTCGAACTGCTGGACTGGTCTGAAGCAGTTGGCGCACCGTGTCGATCACAGCTTGTTGCTGAGTTTCACTTAACTCAGGGAAGATCGGCAGGCTCAGCACCTGGCTGCAGAGCTGTTCAGTTACCGGTAGGGAGCCCTGCTTTAAGCCCAGATGGGCGTAGGCAGGCTGGCGGTGGATCGGAATCGGGTAATAAATGATGGTGCTCACCCCACGCTCCTGCAGGGTCTGCTTGACCCAGTCGCGGCAACAGCTCTCCGGAATTCCGTGGCGTGCACTGGTGCTGGAGGGATTGCAAGTGGCGTTGCAGAGCGGCTGGCCGCTGGGGCAACTGCCGATGCGCACCACGAACTGATTCCAGCTGTGGCCGTCGTTAGCTGCCGGCAGGGTGAGTCCGTTGAGATCACCGAGGGCATCCCGGTAGCGCTCAGCGATGGCGGTTCGTTTCCTGATCCACGCCTCCAGCTTTGCCAGCTTCACATTCAGCACCGCTGCCTGGATCGCATCCAGGCGGCTGTTGTAGCCAAGGCTGGTGTGGAGATAGCGCTCGGGCATGCCGTGCACGGCCAGCTCACGCATGGCCTGGGCCAGTGCTGCATCGCTGGTTGTGACGGCACCGCCGTCTCCGGCAGCACCGAGGTTCTTGGTGGGGAAGAAGCTGAAGCAGCCCGCATCGCCGAAGCTGCCCACCGCCTGGCCCTGCCAGCGGGCTCCCGTCGCCTGGGCGCAGTCTTCGATCACCTTCAGCTGATGGCGTTCGGCAATGGCCATCAGCCGCGTCATGTTCACCGCACGCCCAAACAGGTGCACCGGCATCAGGGCCCTGGTGGCGGGGGTGATCGAGGCTTCGATCTGATCAAAATCGATCAGGTAAGTGCTGGGGTCGACATCCACGAACACAGGCGTGGCGCCGACGGCGCTGATGGCCTCAGCTGTGGCGAAAAAACTGAACGAGCAGGTGATCACCTCATCGCCTGCACCGATCCCCAGGCCGCGCAGGGCAAGGATCAATGCATCGGTGCCGCTGTTGCAGCCCACGGCGTGCTCGCAGCCAACGCTGGCGGCAAAGGCCTCCTCGAAGCGTTTGATTTGCGGTCCACCGATGTACTGGCCGCTGCGCAACACCTCGAGCACCGCCTCTTCGAGGTCCACACCGAGATCGTCGATCTGCTGGCTGAGGCTGAAGGGAGGAACCTGCATGAAGCAAATCTTAAGTGGCTCTGCCGAACCACTCCGGTTCGTGTCCGGGGTTCCACTTCACATTGCAGCCCACCGAAGCGGTCTGGTCTGGGTTGACGGGCGATCCCGTCAGTACGGCATCGAGGGCGGCGCGCAGGTCTTGGCCGTCGAGGGGGTGATCGTTGCCGGGTCGGCTGCCGTCCAATTGGCCGCGGTAGCGCAGGCTCTGCAGGCCTTCGCCATCGGGTGAGAACAGGTAAAACTCCGGTGTGCAGGCGGCCCGCAGGTCCTTGGCCAGAGTTTGCTGTTGATCCAGAAGGTAGGGAAAGCTCCAGCCCTGGCGCTTGGCTTGATCCGCCAGTTGTTCCGGTCCGTCCTCGGGGTGGGTGATCAGGCTGTTGCTGCTGACGCCCGCCAGCTGCACAGCATCACTGAAGTCGTGATCCAGCCGGCTGAGCTCGGGCTCCACATGTTTCACAAAGGGGCAATGGGCGCAAAGCACCATCAGCAGCACCGGACGTTGGTCCAGAGAACTGCTTTTCAGCCGCCCGCCCGTGGCCTGGGGAAGATCAAAATCGGGCAGGCGTGTGCCCAGCGCCAGCATCGTTGATGGTGTCAGGGCCATAAGGCGCGGGCAGATGCGGTGAATCTGCTTCAGGATGGCCACCTCCGGTGGTGATGGATGCCGCGCCTGCGTCTGTTTTGTTGGGGAGTTGCCCTGCTGCTGGGAGCCTGCGCTGCTCCGAAGGAACCGCCCAGCTGGCGGTTGTTCCCCCTGCAGCGCCATGTCCCCCATGACGGGGTCGCTGTGGTGAACCAGCTCGATGGTTACGGGCTCCATATTTATTTGGAGACAGACACCAGCTTCCCGGGGGTGTGTCGTCCCCGATGGCTGCCTGATCCAGCCCGCCTGTTCAACGGCAATGGATCCACACCGTTCAGTTCCGGGCTGGCGACCCGTCAGGAGTTTTTCGATGCCGTGGCACGCAGCGATGTGCGTGCGCTGTTGAAGGGCGAGCTGAAGGCTTTATGCCTTGCCCGCGCTCCGGAGGACCGCTGGCAGTGGACCGAGCCGCCCCGTGAGGAGGATCAGGTGGTCCCTGTGAAGCTGCCCTCCCTCGAAGAGGAAGACCTGCTCACCAATCCCGTGGAGGAATTGAAGCGGGCCCGGCAGCTGCTGAGGGATCAACGGGCTGGTGAGTAGCTCTCCCAAACCACCGATTCGGCTTCGCGCCAGTAGCGGCTGAACCGCCCCAGCCGGGGCGGCCGCGGCAGTTCCACGAACGGTGCGGGATCCAGCAGTTCAAGCGGCAGTTCTGCATCGATGGCCTCACCGATGCGCTCCAGGCGTGGATCCACCGCACTGCTGCTCACCACACCATCGGCCTGATGGCGTCGGGCAAAGGCCAGCACCTCATCGGCGACATTCCCCTTGCGAAGGGTGACGGGAAGGTTGAGAGCGTTTTCGTAGAGGAAGCCGAGTCGTTTGCGGCTGATTCGTGCGTCCTGGATCCATTGGGTGTCGAACACGAACACTGCAGGTGCCTCGGGCCAGGCCTGCAGCGCTGGGTTGTTGGCACCAAGGGCCTCCTCGTGAATCCAGAGGATCGGGCGTTGAAATGTCATCAATGAATCTCCTGCTTAGCGCTTGGGACGGGCCAGGGCGGCACTGGCGCCTCCGCTGTTCCGGCGTTGGCGGTTGCGCTGCTGGTTGCGGCTGTTGCCGGTCTCCCGAATGGCTGGCATCGGAGCGAACAGCTGATTCTCGAGTTGGTCGTAGCTGCCTTCAAAGGGGCAGCTGTTCGCGCTGGGGCAGCTGTTGCAGTAGCGCCCGTCGCTGTAGCGCTCCAGATTGCCGCGGTTGAAGAAGTAGGGCTTGTGGCTGAAGGTGCTGGCCACCCACTGCCAGCTCAGATGGTTGCTGGCCGGGTCGCCATCCAGCAGGTGCTCCAGGAACCAGTCGGCTCCAGCCTTCCAGTGGACCCGTCGCCAGTGAACGAGCCAGGCGGCCATCCACATGCGGGCGTGATTATGAAGCCAGCCGGTGCTCACCAGTTGATCGCGGAAGCCATCCATGCAGGCCAGACCTGTGGTCCCGTCGCGCACATCGGCCGGCAGCTCCCGGGCATAGGCACCAGCGTCATGGCCCGTCTTGAACGGTTCCTGATCGTCATGGATGCCATCCCCCAGATCGAGCCACATCCGTTGCCAGAAGTCCCGCCAGCCGAGTTCGTTGATCAGCTTTCCGCCCTCATCGCGGTTGCGGATCCGTTCAAACACTGAATCGCGCACCTCCGCGAGGGTCAGCACGCCGTGGCGGATGTAGGGCGAAAGCCCGGTGACCGCGCCCTTGAGGTGATTTCGGCTTTTGGCGTAGCGCCTTGCGTCGATGCGCCGCAGTTTCTCTTCCGCTGGCTCACGCCCACCGCGGATCGGGCTGAGCTCCCCCTCCGCTTCTGGGAACTCTTGCGCCAACAGGGTGTTGAGGGCATCGCGGGACGCGAATTGCCGCGGCAGGTCGCCGTTGATCGGGGGTGACGCAGCGCTGGGCACCGGCCTTTGTCAGCAAAGGAGCGGTGATCTTGGCGGGGGATGGGGGAGAATCGCGCGAATTCAACCCGTCCCGGTCTGTCCCGATGCTGCTTGATCTCACCGGCAAGAAGATTCTCGTCACCGGCATCGCCAACAACCGTTCGATCGCCTGGGGCATCGCTCAGCAGCTGAAGGCGGCCGGTGCTGAACTCGGCATCACCTATCTGCCTGACGACAAGGGCCGCTTTGAGGCCAAGGTGCGCGAACTCACCGCTCCCCTGGAACCCAGCCTGTTCCTGCCTCTCAATGTGCAGGATGCCGACCAGATGGCTGAGGTCTTCGGCGAGATCAAGGAGAAGTGGGGTGTTCTCGACGGTCTGGTGCACTGCCTGGCCTTTGCCGGTAAGGAAGAGCTGATTGGCGACTACAGCGCCACCACCGCTGAAGGTTTTGCCCGCTCCCTCGACATCAGCGCCTATTCCCTGGCCCCCCTCTGCGCCCATGCAAAGCCGCTGTTCAGCGAGAAGGCCGGTGTGATCACGCTGTCGTATCTCGGCGCTAAGCGGGCCATCCCCAACTACAACGTGATGGGCGTAGCCAAGGCGGCTTTGGAAGCGTCTGTTCGCTATCTCGCGGCAGAGCTGGGTCCCGAAAAGCAGGTGCGCGTCAACGCCATCAGCGCCGGCCCGATCCGCACCCTGGCCAGCTCCGCTATCGGCGGCATTCTCGACATGATCCACAACGTGGAGGAGAAGGCTCCTCTGCGCCGCACCGTGACCCAGATGGAAGTGGGCGGCACCGCTGCCTTCCTGCTCAGCGATCTGGCCAGCGGCATCTCCGGTCAGACCATCTATGTGGATGCGGGCTACTGCGTCACCGGAATGTGAGGCACGATGAGGGCAATGAAGCTCGGGTGATGGCACGTCAGGGAACGATCCATCGGGTCACTGGTGAAACCGACGTGAAGGTGCGTCTGGATCTAGACGGCTCCGGCCAGTGCCAGGCCAGCACCGGTGTGCCGTTTCTCGACCACATGCTTCATCAGATCAGCAGCCACGGCCTGATCGACCTGGAGATCAATGCGGTAGGAGACACCCACATCGACGACCACCACACCAACGAGGACGTGGGCATTGCCGTGGGGCAGGCCTTGGCCCAGGCCTTGGGAGACCGGCGCGGTATTCATCGCTTCGGTCACTTCGTGGCACCGCTGGATGAGGCCCTGGTGCAGGTGGCCCTGGATTGTTCCGGTCGCCCCCATCTCAGCTACAGCCTCGCGATTCCCAGCCAGAAGATCGGCACCTACGACACCGAGCTGGTGAAGGAGTTCTTCGTGGCGGTGGTCAACAACAGCGGGCTGACCCTCCATATCCGGCAGCTGGATGGGGTCAACTCCCACCACATCGTGGAAGCCTGCTTCAAGGCTTTTGCCCGGGCCCTGCGCATGGCCACGGAGGTGGATCCACGCCGGGCTGGCGCCATCCCCAGCAGCAAAGGGGTGCTGGAGCAGGCTGGCGCCAGCTGAAGTCGCCTCCGCGCTTCACAGTCCGTTACGAGAAGATGGGCGAACGTTGATCGTTCGCCCGTGACCGTTGCCCCCGCCCGCAGCTACGACCGCAGCGACTGGGCCAGTTCCTTTGTCAATGTGGAGCAGGAACTCACCGACGCAACGCTGACGCCGGTGCGTGGAACGGTGCCGGCGGAGCTTCAGGGCACCTTTTATCGCAATGGCCCCGGACGCCTTGAGCGGAATGGCCATCGAGTTCATCACCCCTTTGATGGTGACGGCATGATCGCGGCGATGCGGTTTGAGAACGGCAGCGTTTCCCTCAGCAACCGTTATGTGCGCACCGAGGGTTGGCTGGCGGAGGAGAAGGCCGGCAAAGTGCTCTACCGAGGTGTGTTCGGCAGCCAGAAGCCGGGTGGTCGGCTGGCCAACGCCTTTGATCTGCGCCTGAAGAACATCGCCAACACCAATGTGGTGCGTCTGGGCGATCAGCTGCTTGCCCTCTGGGAGGCGGCGGAACCCCATGCGCTCGATCCCCGCAGCCTGGAGACCCGCGGTCTTTCACGCCTCGATGGTGTGTTGAAAAAGGGCGAGGCTTTTAGTGCCCACCCCCGCTTCGATCCTGGTCATAACGGCCGGCCCTGCATGGTCACCTTCGGGGTTAAGACCGGGCCCCGCAGCACCATCCGTCTGATGGAGTTCGCCACCGATGGCCCGGAGGCCGGCGCCTTGCTGCACGACCGTTCCGACAGCTTCCCCGGCTTCGCCTTTCTCCACGACTTCGCCATCACCCCCAACTGGGCGGTGTTCCTCCAGAACGCCATTGCCTTCAATCCTTTGCCGTTTGTGACCGGCGAAAAGGGTGCGGCCCAGTGCCTGGCATCTCAACCCGGCGGCAAGGGGCGTTTCTGGCTGATCCCCCGTGATTCCGGTCGCTTCGCTGGTCAGAAGCCCCGCATCCTCGAAGCCCCCGACGGCTTCGTTTTCCACCATCTCAATGCCTTTGAGGATGGCGATCACGTTGTGGTGGAGAGCATCGTCTACGACGATTTCCCGTCCATCGGACCTGACGAGGATTTCGCTGAGGTGGATTTCGACACGGTGCCGGAGGGCACCCTGCACCGTTGCCGTCTTGATCTCAGCCGTGAATCGGTTCAGACCGAGCGGATCAGCGAGCGCACCTGTGAGTTCGCGATGGTCAACCCCGAGCGTCAGGGCCTCAGTGCTCGCTACGCCTGGATGGCGGTAGCGGAGCGGGAGAGCGGCAACGATCCGTTGCAGGCCATTCAGAAACTTGATCTGGATTCCGGGGCGACCCACACCTGGAGTGCAGCGCCTCGCGGTTTTGTCAGTGAGCCGCTGATGGTGCGGCGCCCTGGCGCGGAATCGGAGGACGACGGCTGGGTGCTGGACCTGGTGTGGAACGGGGCCCGGGTTGCATCCGATCTGGTGATCCTCAACGCCCGTGATCTGTCGGAGGTGGCGGTGCTGGAGCTGCCATTGGCCGTTCCCCATGGTTTGCATGGGAGCTGGGCGGCGGGGTGACTCATGGCTTGAAACAAACCGGTCATGGTTGAGCAGGGTTTGCTGTTCCAAGCTCGCCAGCATGGAGATCCCAACTGAAGGCTCGGCATGACTTCTCGACGCTGGGGCGCTGCCAAGGTCGCCGTGCCCGTTTTTTTCAGCTTTAGTTTCCTGGCGCCAATCCCCCTGCGGGCTGCGGAGCGCGTTTGCAATGGCACCCTGCTTCAGAT comes from the Synechococcus sp. A15-62 genome and includes:
- a CDS encoding carotenoid oxygenase family protein: MTVAPARSYDRSDWASSFVNVEQELTDATLTPVRGTVPAELQGTFYRNGPGRLERNGHRVHHPFDGDGMIAAMRFENGSVSLSNRYVRTEGWLAEEKAGKVLYRGVFGSQKPGGRLANAFDLRLKNIANTNVVRLGDQLLALWEAAEPHALDPRSLETRGLSRLDGVLKKGEAFSAHPRFDPGHNGRPCMVTFGVKTGPRSTIRLMEFATDGPEAGALLHDRSDSFPGFAFLHDFAITPNWAVFLQNAIAFNPLPFVTGEKGAAQCLASQPGGKGRFWLIPRDSGRFAGQKPRILEAPDGFVFHHLNAFEDGDHVVVESIVYDDFPSIGPDEDFAEVDFDTVPEGTLHRCRLDLSRESVQTERISERTCEFAMVNPERQGLSARYAWMAVAERESGNDPLQAIQKLDLDSGATHTWSAAPRGFVSEPLMVRRPGAESEDDGWVLDLVWNGARVASDLVILNARDLSEVAVLELPLAVPHGLHGSWAAG